A genome region from Labilibaculum antarcticum includes the following:
- a CDS encoding cupin domain-containing protein yields the protein MKKIFILFCVAQICLLGCKSNKITNTEVITLVKTTKSWNGTPLPKYLDGNPEITILKIIIPPKTKLELHKHPEINAGLVLKGELTVISETNDTLYLKAGEPIVELVNTWHFGRNDSNKPVEIIVFYAGIKETPITILKKQD from the coding sequence ATGAAGAAAATATTTATCTTATTTTGTGTGGCTCAAATTTGTTTGCTTGGATGCAAATCAAATAAAATAACGAATACAGAAGTGATCACACTAGTCAAGACGACTAAAAGTTGGAATGGCACACCACTTCCAAAATATCTTGATGGTAATCCCGAAATAACCATTTTGAAAATAATTATTCCTCCAAAAACAAAATTGGAATTACATAAACATCCGGAAATTAACGCTGGCCTTGTACTAAAGGGTGAATTAACTGTAATTAGTGAAACGAATGATACACTTTATCTTAAAGCGGGTGAACCAATCGTAGAATTAGTAAACACATGGCATTTTGGGCGAAATGATAGCAATAAGCCTGTGGAGATAATTGTTTTTTACGCGGGAATTAAAGAAACCCCAATCACTATATTAAAAAAACAGGATTAA
- the argB gene encoding acetylglutamate kinase, which translates to MIENIILFKYGGNAMTNQNLKSKILANICSLKDKGYQVVIVHGGGPFIKETLKIANIESEFVDGLRKTTPEAMEYVEMALKGKVNGSLVSIINEMGHKAVGLSGKDGQSVLAKKHMHEHKTNGKVELVDLGQVGDVASVDTSLIELLLENNFIPVITCIASDKKGLDYNINGDLFAGHLAGALSAEQYVILTDVDGLRLEKNDPASIIHELKVTEIDRLKEIECIQGGMIPKIDSCKIALEKGAKLARIINGTVPEQIASLFENKEVGTAISTKF; encoded by the coding sequence ATGATAGAAAATATAATATTATTTAAATATGGCGGCAATGCCATGACGAATCAAAATCTTAAATCGAAGATATTAGCAAATATTTGCTCTTTGAAAGACAAAGGATATCAAGTTGTGATTGTTCACGGTGGTGGCCCTTTTATTAAAGAAACACTTAAAATTGCCAATATCGAATCAGAATTCGTTGATGGATTACGAAAAACAACACCTGAAGCAATGGAATATGTCGAAATGGCATTGAAAGGAAAGGTCAATGGAAGTCTGGTTTCAATAATAAATGAAATGGGCCATAAAGCTGTTGGCTTGTCGGGTAAAGATGGACAAAGCGTTCTTGCTAAAAAACATATGCATGAGCACAAAACAAACGGAAAAGTTGAACTTGTTGATTTAGGACAGGTGGGAGATGTCGCAAGCGTTGACACTTCCTTAATCGAATTGTTATTAGAAAATAATTTCATTCCTGTAATCACTTGCATTGCTTCTGATAAAAAGGGACTTGATTATAATATTAACGGCGATTTGTTTGCAGGTCATTTAGCTGGTGCACTTTCAGCAGAACAATATGTTATTTTAACAGATGTTGACGGATTAAGGCTCGAGAAGAACGATCCAGCTTCCATTATCCATGAACTTAAGGTAACTGAAATAGATCGACTTAAAGAAATAGAATGTATCCAAGGAGGGATGATCCCAAAAATAGATTCTTGTAAAATTGCCTTGGAAAAAGGAGCTAAACTTGCAAGAATCATCAATGGAACAGTTCCAGAACAAATTGCAAGTCTTTTTGAAAATAAAGAAGTTGGAACAGCAATCAGTACCAAATTTTAA